The Candidatus Krumholzibacteriia bacterium DNA window TGAAGCCGGAGTGTTCCCAGGACAGCAGCATCTGCTCGGTGTGTTCTCGCAGGCGTCGGGCCTGGCGCAGGCGGGCGAGGACACGGCGCCGGAACAGTTCGGCGATGGCCGTCACGTCCCAGCCGGCGACCCATTCGAAACGGTGAGCCGGTGGTCCGAGGGGTCCACGTCATCCGTCTGCGTTCGCGCGAGGGCGTGACCACGCAGAAGGTGTCGGTGATCCGGTAGACGCCGGGAATCCGGCGGGGTGGACGCTAGCGCACCACCCCGTCCGGGTCGTAGCGGCGACGCACCCGCTCGAGACGGGCGAGGTCCACGCCCGCCTGGCTCTGCTCGCGTTCGTCCTCGCCGGAGTCCTCGGTCAGGAAGTTCACGTAACCGCCGCGTCCGGCGATGCGGTGGACGTTCCGCCAGCAGTCGCGCACCCAGGCCACGTTCTCCTCGTCGTCGTCGGCGTCCTCCCAGGCGCCGGCGACGTTCACGATGAAGCGGGCGTCGCGGTGGGCGGCCGACGTCTGTGCCCCGTTGCGCGCCACGGCGCCGCCGAGCTGGAAGACCAGGATGGCCGCGTGGGGAGAGGGGATGCGCGCCGCGTGCTCGCGCAGCACCGCGGCGGTCTCTTCGTCGAAGCGATCGAGGTACTCGGACTTCCAGTAGTAGCGACGGCCCTTCGGCTGGAGAGGATCGAGCATCTGCTGATGCTCCACGAAGGGCTTGCGGTCGACCAGGTCGGCCACGGGGTCACCGAAGTCCCGGGCCGGTGCGACCTCGCGTGCCGCGGTTTCGGGGTCGCCGCCGTGGCAGACCGCCAGGCCCGCGATCGGTCGACCGTGCAGTTCCTCGGGCAGGAAGGGTGCGGGCGGCGCGTTGCGCAGCACCAGCAGGTAGGTCAGCTCCTCGGAGGCCGCGTCGGTGAGTTCGCCGAAGCGCCGGGTGACCGCCTCGGACTCCTCGGCACGCCGGACGATGAGACCGCAGGTCATCGCGTCGTCGGCGAGGCGGAGACGGTAGTGGAATCGCGTGACGACGGCTGCGCCTCCCCCTGCGCCGCGCAGCGACCAGAAGAGCTCGGGGTGCTCCCGTTGGTCGGCGGTCAGCACCTCTCCCTCGCCGGTGACGAGCTCGACCGCTTCGAGATGATCGCAGGTCAGCCCGTAGCGCCGCGAGAGCCAGCCGAAGCCGCCGCCCACGGTCAGGCCCGCGATCCCCGTCTCCGAGACGATGCCCGAGGGAAGGAGCAGGCCGTGCGGCGTGGTGGCCGCGTCGACGTCGGCCAGGGTGGCCCCCGGCTCCACGTGGGCACGGCGCGCGCTGGCGTCCACTTCGACACGCCGCCGGTGGGAGAAGTCGACGAGCAGACCGCCCTCGGCCAGAGCGCGGCCCGCGATGTTGTGGCCGCCTCCGCGCACGGTGAGCGCCACGCCGTGGTCCCGGGCGAAGCGCACGCAGCGCGCCGCGTCGGCGGCGTCGTCGCAGCGGGCGATCAGCGCCGGGCGGCGCTGGATCATGGCGTTCCAGATCTGACGGGCCTCGTCGTAGCCGGGCTCGCCGGGCGCCAGGGAACCTCCGGCCAGCTCCTCGCGCAGCGCCCGCACCGCCGCCGGGTCGACCTGCACGGGCTCTCCCTGTCGATCTCGGAAGGACACGGAATCCATGCTCTCCTCCTGGAATCGGGTCGTCGAAGCAGTCTCAGGCTCGCGACGTTGCCGTGTGCACTCCAGTGGAGGATCTGGACCGAAGCGGTTCTGAAAGTGGACTGGTCGTGAGAGCGGCACGCCCGTTACCCTGATCGGCATGAAGGGCTACGGACAGTTCTGCCCGGTGGCCAAGGCCTCGGAGATCCTGGCCGAACGCTGGACTCCCCTGGTGCTGCGCGAGCTGCTCGCCGGTAGCCACCGCTTCAACGACCTGCGACGAGGTGTGCCTCTGATGTCGCGGTCTCTGCTCTCCAAGCGGCTGCGCTCGCTCGAGGACGCAGGCGTGGTCGAGCGTCGCGCGCGCCCGGGTCTCCAGGCCCACGAGTATCACCTCACGCCCGCCGGCGAGGAGCTCCGACCGCTCGTCGAGGTCCTGGGAAACTGGGGACAGCGATGGGTGCTCGCCGACGTCGAAGAGGACGACCTCGATCCCTCGCTGCTGATGTGGGACATCCGGCGGGGCGTGCGCACCGAGCACCTGCCCGAAGATCGCATCGTCGTGCGCTTCGACCTACGGGACGTCGCCGGAGCGCACGGGCGTTGGT harbors:
- a CDS encoding FAD-binding oxidoreductase, with the protein product MDSVSFRDRQGEPVQVDPAAVRALREELAGGSLAPGEPGYDEARQIWNAMIQRRPALIARCDDAADAARCVRFARDHGVALTVRGGGHNIAGRALAEGGLLVDFSHRRRVEVDASARRAHVEPGATLADVDAATTPHGLLLPSGIVSETGIAGLTVGGGFGWLSRRYGLTCDHLEAVELVTGEGEVLTADQREHPELFWSLRGAGGGAAVVTRFHYRLRLADDAMTCGLIVRRAEESEAVTRRFGELTDAASEELTYLLVLRNAPPAPFLPEELHGRPIAGLAVCHGGDPETAAREVAPARDFGDPVADLVDRKPFVEHQQMLDPLQPKGRRYYWKSEYLDRFDEETAAVLREHAARIPSPHAAILVFQLGGAVARNGAQTSAAHRDARFIVNVAGAWEDADDDEENVAWVRDCWRNVHRIAGRGGYVNFLTEDSGEDEREQSQAGVDLARLERVRRRYDPDGVVR
- a CDS encoding helix-turn-helix domain-containing protein — protein: MKGYGQFCPVAKASEILAERWTPLVLRELLAGSHRFNDLRRGVPLMSRSLLSKRLRSLEDAGVVERRARPGLQAHEYHLTPAGEELRPLVEVLGNWGQRWVLADVEEDDLDPSLLMWDIRRGVRTEHLPEDRIVVRFDLRDVAGAHGRWWLVVGGGEIDLCLTDPGFEVGLHLRVSQRTLTRYWLGQIDWSQALADDLELVGPRWLQRSIPTWLGRSAFAGVERPSGPSG